DNA from Danaus plexippus chromosome 6, MEX_DaPlex, whole genome shotgun sequence:
TATGTTTACTCCTTTATCAACATTTCCCATGAccattttgtataaatgtagCAGAATTTCGTTGATACAGATTTTAATTTCCTCCTATAATGCATATTTACATAACTGTGAGCTCGTTGACGTAGGCCTTTGACTTCACAGaactctataaaaataaattgaatggtGGCAAATCCTATGATGtaagataaattttcattttcgaAATAAAAGAGATCAtgacaacaaaaaaatctcatgAATCATGGAACAAATACATtaagtcaataaaaaaatactttacatgtaaaaaatagaaaaaagcttaaaaaaatatataaattgaataagtatttatgtatatttattttaacatcataCGATTCTTAGTACGTTACGACTCGATGTCTTGTTTGTGACGTCATAATGTTAAAGAATGTCACAAGAAGTATATTGAccatagaaaacaaataagaaaCAATTTGGAATCGTTATGAAAAAATGTAAGTGTTTGAAATTCcatattacttttaagtaataaaggacttatataaaatgtgtaattttattttatttgaaataaaaaacggaaaaaaaatattaactataacaatattacgAACATATTTAACatcatattgttattattttcaacaacCAAGGTAGGCAACGCATCTGTACAGAGAtattgcggatgtccatgggcgacggtggtTACTGcacatcaagtaggccgtctgctcttTTGGCAACtgacacataaaaaaatatatattagaaattatcCAACGTAGGAATTCGTTTTTACTAAAACTGACCTATCAGCTGTCGtatgtttttttctaattcCGAAAATCTTATTGCACCAATATCGGCAAATTTAAAACTCTTATCTTAATTTACTcactaaataaagttaaagattcactataatataaattacattgctttcattttattaaatattttaattcgtcATTTTATGAGCATTTACATGtgtattaagtttaattaattttaatgaaatgttctACATGtccatacatatattatgtacgtatgtaaatctttaataactgatttaagttaaataagttGGCATAATGTTTATACTAagattaaataagtattcatTAGCACGAATTTAAAACGGTATTTGTATACGATATGTCAAATCGATATCTTACAATGGTAACTATGTGGAAaaataacaagtttttttCTGTACGTCAGACGATAATTTATTTCGCATGCTAATTCGCAGGTGAGGTCGACGACCTCATGATCGCAAGGTCTGCGGACACCGTACACATACaccacatatacatacatcatGGTCAACCATCACAGTTGAGCCATTTTAACATATGACcaaacatttcaatatagCCCTTAAGATTCCAATGCGGTTAATTGGCTTTACAAGTATTTactatatgttaattataataacattattattcttcatttatattatcaaatataaaggAAGTAATCTTTAAATGCACGTTGGTGAAGTTATTTACTGCtacgtaataaaattctttgttgTCTCggattttttaaaagtcataTTGCTTGTCATTCATGTCATTGCGTATTTTGCTATATTAAAAGCTAAGGAAACCTCGTAGGAATTTTTTAAACCTAACCGACAATGATGATTTAACTATCACGAATAAGATCTGTaacttaataattgttatcaaTCGCATAAAATACTTGTTGTGAAAAGAAATTACTAAagcattgaatttattatgaatatttctcGAACGGATTACATCATtggtttttctttacaaaacaaGTTTCATAGAATCATTCAAACGGTACAAACTAGTTGTCAGgccgtaaaaaataatatttatttaataacttttccaataaaaatttgtgatAGCTTACATAATTGAGTTagtatataagatattttgttgtttttttttttcattccattGATGAATTTTCTTATTGCATTGATACTtattcttgtatattttagtttgtaaaattaataaaaatatgatcgaattcatttacttgtttttaataattcttatataaaatatagtattaactttttaatatatcagcatatttaaaacaatacacgaaacgattttttttttattttaaaattactttatacgaTATAATCTaaagtcttaaatatttactaactgttggtgaaaaaaaatttcatccgCACGTTttgatattacaaattaatatattttttattaatataacaaaaaaatgtttttgaataataatataatctcgATAGATCTGTAGTAGTAAAATTATCcgttagaaaaatattgacattaaattaaaacaaatatattacatccatttaatatttttttggatttcaAACATGAAAGTGATACTTTcgtgtttgaaataatttacaagcTTACAACCCATTACTCCGTTTCTAATTTTAGAGTTACAAAAAAGTACTGATTAAACATCTCtttcaatattacatttttaaatgaaacgaattgATAGACGATTGCTATCGtacgattttttcttttcgtGGAACAGGAATCCATCCTAACtgtgataatatttgtttagtaaAATGGCTCCTTCCAATCCTGTTCTGACGGTGACAGgacttataatacattaaacataCAGTTTCCGTGTTGGAGTTTACGTTCAAAAACTAGTAATGTTGCCAGTATCACCCTATTTTActagtttttaagaaaagtttttgttaacaCACACTAAACAAGCAGTTTACCGCATAGATATAACAAAGATTTCTGATGAAATAACTCGGAGCTAAAAAGatacaactttatattaatctatCGAGAACCAGCAGAATTTCCTTTGAAATCAGAAACACTGAACAAGAACCAaagtaaatatacttttaaatttatttaaattttttatttgactacTCTGTTTGAATGTCATTACTAAACTTGAATGTGAATATCTACTACTACGGTTTCtagatcaatattttttttaacttcaacatagtgaagtatataaaaaatatatatttaaaaccgtGCATGTGTAACAGACAATCGATTCGAAAAAtagaattgaatatataaatataataaatgtatttcataaacatacatacattatgcAAGCAATAACTCTCTGTTCACTTTACTTGAGTTTACTTATTTTTCcatatatactattaaaaaaataaaataatattttgttatcaaaataaaatacctcaggtataataagtatataaatggTAGTTTCGAGTAAAGACAACTTAAcgattatatagaaaaataccgtaatgtttgttttcaatCATAACGGTCACCtagttcattttatatttcttaacatgtgggtaaattataaaaaaacaaaaatattgtttggtatataacatttaataaaaacaaaacaaagataGACAGGtcattgtttgttataaatattataacaaacgcAACGTTACGCTGGTGTTAAACACTTATGACCGAGCATTCAAAAATTCCGCTTGAATGATGAATAAAGGAAGCAATTGATGGCGGGTGAGAAAATCTGTGGCATTATTACAAACCCgctaaaagaaatgtatatatgaaacGGCTGTTCAGtcccaaaaatattgtaagcaTTTATCCCTTTGCCTTCCTGTCATTATTTccatatattgatttatacgAGTGATGGCAACATCTTTCAAAACATATAACACCTTTTTGTGCCATATATTAAGATGATAACTcatctattatatttctattgagATTTTTCTATTCCATTAGCtggttttattatactttcttTTTACTGCCAGTAATAAAAGATGAAGTAATGTTATGGCCATCGGCAGTATTATGAATCAATCGAAATAGTTAAATTTTGTCTATTGACTTAAAGCTTTTGTAAATTTACGTctatctaattaaaaatacccaTCGgtcttaactaaaataatcttaactaTGTGGCAGGATAACTTCTAGTATTTCTTCCGGCACTGTAGATGCTCTAACAGAAATTCCACTCAGCTTAACCTGACCAACTgaaagagaataaaaaaatatttatttattaatattacatcgACAATATTCAACAACAAAATCTTATGGGCATAGAAATCCGCATTCCTTAGAAACCATAAAAATCGGGTTTTGCCGAAACAAATACTTGTGTAAAGCCATAATTATTCGCATATCGTAAACGGAGCTTGTTAGGTAAGATATGTCAACTGTTAATAGACTTGCCCCGTGTCATATGTGACGCAAATCTTCAAACATGCTCGGTaaaataaagcattttatGCGTACAGTAAGTACCATAATGTTGATTTAACATTAGCAAGCACATGTATTTGGAATTTGTCGTGTGGTTTTGCAAATGAGCATGTTTATATTCAAGCATGTTCTTGTTTGATTTAGTCTGTTTGCTCTATATACTGTCGGCTGTCGCGCttccaataataaaatttataatcaatgtaACAGAATTGTATATAAAGCTCACTTTCCTTTCTTGACTTTCCTAGTTATGGAAAATTTTTGTcggtttaataattttatatacacatttcGATAGAGCAAAGGTATAAATTGATTACAAagcaagaaaatttattactttatgagCAATCGCGTGTTATTTcgatgataatatttatttaaggtgCATATTCAagcataaaaacaaaacattcttATGCTCATTtgcctatatatttttttattttcatgtatattaattatcaaatgcTATTGTGTTTGCAACttcaagtaaataattatctcCAACGTGTCACGGACACTGATCTCTTCATTCAATGATTTCAATACATTCTATTTGCTCAAAGTAACCCTGAATAATGTTTTGAACTTCGTTTACCTTTACGTAATATTGTCActacacttatatatatgaaggcgcttttcataaaatttcaacatatttttaatgtttttcaaacttataataaagctttatctcaatatatatgaatgatatataagttaaatgcATATGAACTCACCTATGAACTTCGACGTGTTTTGGATAGCTGTAATATCACAAAAGCGTTACATTAAAAgcgtaataaaatacataaataattcaataaaatttaaataatataataaatataaatgttaaaatgataaataaattttagtaattcgttagtaaatgataattttatatgtatgtattgttaGTAGTTAAACCCAATACCGTTGTTCAGTTTGTATAGTGACTCTTGGTACTGACTGTTTCTTGAGGGCGAGGGCGCCGACCACCCCCGCACCAACCGCTCCTGCTTTCGCCGCCTTCAAACCTAAAGCCCCTATAAAATGAAGattctgaattaaattaacattaacacAAACGTACATACAAATTcacagttataaaatattagaaattcagattaaaataataacatttatttaagtataaatattatgttttatgaaaatttgttaataatatatcaatggccataattttatatattgaacaagacaaatatgaaatataatttgacgGTCCGAACCAAACCAAAGCAAACAAAATCAGGGTTACAAATTTTGTCACCATATTAATGTGAACTAATTacttgtacatacatatagacataatatgtatatacaaaagcgtgattgtatgaaatattatgtCAATATTAACAGGCCAATATATGATTTCTCCTTTATACTTGTgaaatgtaacatatttttcaatacgtATAGCATGTTCATGTTGAGTTCAAGTCACttcttattgaataaatactgCCACATATTAGCGTAAAATATAAGTCCCTGACCTGATATCCCTGGCCATATTTAAACGTTCATCCGCCTGACTCATGAATTgagataaaatgtttatgtgaTGTCCTATTTAACAACAattctttttcattaattatttttaatttaagtagtaTACGCCCATATTGAGAGACGGATACCGTGTCATGGCTACGTAGTCACTAAGCGCAGTTAATAAACCCATAGACAAACAATTGGGAGTGAATacaatgtttgtttatacagtaaatatttgttttagaagGAAGttctctaaataaaattttatatataaaaagattttttgtattgatattaaaatttctagatttaaaatgtattaaagctATATCAGGACagcacattttataattaaaatctcataATAAGACcaaaaaaaagtaatcttCATACCAAGGATGAGTTTCTTCTTAAGAAGTAGCAGACCTCGTTTCGTTCTCGCACTTCTCTCGTGCAGTGGTGTGTTTTGTGATTCAATGTTTGTGTCCACGTTATGTTCGTCGGCTAATTGTTCGTATTGAACACTCGCGACAACAACCACGAGACAAACCAGGACAATGATGGTTGAGGATTGCATTATCGTTTCctgttaaataaacaatgttaaacaacaacttaataaatttcttctcTTCAAAATTAATGCACCAGTGTAAgtagaaataatttgttatgatGGAAAAAGTCATATCAGTTTTGGTTATACACGtacattatttctttaagtttCCTCATTACTTAACAGTATAATGGATTTATTGAAGACGCAGAGATTCtggatttaaatgaaaatattttatagaaaattttaaaattctcgaATCGCAACAGAAATCACTTCCTTGTGATGTTAACATTCAAATCAGAGGAATGTAGTGAATGCGAAATATTCTCCGCAGTCAGAGCAGGAATGATTGAATATCATACGTTGTATAACCATGCAAATAATATACTGTAAtgccataaatttattatgtaaatggtTTTAATCATTGGAAACAGAACTTGGATTCTTTATTTCTTGTGGATCTTTAGAAAATAGATTTGAACGAAGTATGATGACACTTACACCAAGAGTCAATTTGGAGAATACTTTGGGaaagtcaaatatttttaagggtCACAAGTGGAGCTCTCTAATACAGTGCCTACACATTAGGGAAGACCTTCGAGAAATTCGAAAGAAGAATGTTATatgctaaataaataagttaactgAAAACTGGACATCCACAAACATTTCTAATTTACATGGTCAATTTCCGACCTTCGGGATTCAATTGGTGCTAACAAACAAGTACAATATCCTTGATGCAAGTACAACAACCTTGTTCTTTCGAAAAAGTTGTAGTTGTCATCTAttcaagaaatttattaagaatttcgtatcgcaataataattgaaaataaattaaaccatttttattattctcacttaaaatatttactgatcACACCATaactaaattgtattttttctttattttaattgcgtTAACAATTATAAGCATTCCATGTAGTAGGTACCatgtcttttattaattaaagataaatcaaCAGGaatgcttatttaaaaaacaagcaTAATATATGTTTCTAAAATGCTGCAATaaattttgctataaaaaaaaaaagttataaattcagCAACGAAGCAATCACTTCATTCATTATTCAAAGTTGTACGGGCCTTTGAGctctaacaaataaaaaatccatttAGCCGGTTGAGCACATTTGTTCACGACTGTATCGTGTTGTAAATTCTATTTATGTCATTACAGTAAAATTTGATTTCTATTCTGAAGGTGGAAATCTAAAACTCAGGCACACATACACCGGCTTCGGAAACATACCATCGAGAAttgagacatttttatttagttttccgTTCAACGTCTCTTTGATATTGGTTGCGGATGCaacgaacaaaatatttacttctatATCTATCGAAAAGCTTCAGAACGTATCCAATGTCTCGTGTACGTGttcagaaaatttattttgtttaagaagAACTGATTCTGATAGAAATTATTAGTTGCAAAACAATTCAAGTACAAAGGCACGACATttgtatgatttaataaattatatggtatttgtaaataaactaattttaaacaagaaattattattttgaaactgcACGTGACAAGTGTGTACAGTTCCTTTCGAATTCTGTTCTGAATGctaatttaagtaaatgacGAGATACCTTGGCGGCTTTGTTTGCACACAACACGGCACTGCAGCGATCACTAACTCACAGATGACAATGGGGAGGTaacaaattcttttatatgcTGTAAAATCAATGCTTGGTGGTAGGGTTGATACACGCAACAATCACACGCACGGCAATCCAATATGAATGGGACGCATAACTACGATTCCACAAACTCAGGGTTACCCCTTCCTGGATTTAAGGAATTATTACTCGTATAGTTTTTTAACCCGCTGTCCTCACAGagcaatgtaattaatttcaagGGAATAtggagaatattaaaataattatagagcTGCCACGAACGTTTaagctttaaaaatttaagatagcGTTTCACGATATGTAATGATGATGGATACAGAAGGCTgaacaatgttaaaatattaatgtgaaaCATTTCCTGGCTGCGAATCGAGAATTTTTAATGAACTCATCTCCATTATgggtttttaacttttttttaatatttataatgccGTACAAGtaatacgtatttattttaagaaacctccttaatattgatttacatattataattaattaccacaatataaaaacagctcatattacattacaatatatctTCAATTACCTCCAACCTCTCATAATATTTGTCTAACGCACACGAAAGAAAATGCCAAGGATGTCGAAATTTACATACCATGCGTACGAACTAATATTCCTTCGAAACCACTGAGATTCTTCGAATGTTATTCATTCAGGGGgaatacgaataaaaatatatcatttaaaaaaatatgtacaatttatttcattcaataaatgtgattttatttcacgcaaatagatttaattctaAAGTTGGCTGCACTTCTAAGAATTTGAGAAAGATAACCTTTTTTCAATTGTAAATATGAGTTCCATTCGGAAATCTCTCCGGGGACACTGAGCTACACGAAAtcgttatttacatttatttttataaaaaaagtagatAAACTCGTAATTCGGAAACGTccaattaagataatattaaataaataactgtagACAGACATATAGACTTTGGCCTTTCAATATTTACtacatcattaaaaaaagacaatgtagtatttatttctatagataattatcgtTTGCATtaagttcaaataaaaatacttacaaggttttattaattaatttaaaaaagcgacgaaactatataaatttttattcatacacgATCAATTAATCATATAAGCAAggaatataaatcattttataaaatcgattTCATTTCAgctattacaaaataactttcCCGCAGAGATATATAACctgcaataattatattatttaatatttgcattATAACTGATTAATTGATACGTAGAAACAAATACAAtcgtttgaattaattaactgTATACTCATAAtgcatataaaagtataaaaagtattacacAATAGCCAACACCCCGATCAGCATGTGTAAGTAACGCTCTACCGGCTGCTTAGTTTCGTGAAGTGATCATGTAATTTCTAATTACGTCAATTTGCGTGGTCAAAATGACATAAGCATGTTATAGTTTGCGCCTTACAAAGGCAAGCATTGCAAGGACTACTAATAACTCTATACACTATAATATATTCCAAATAACACGACCGGgttgcaatttaaaaaagtgtattcaggttgaaataaataccttttgaatatttattactggCAGCTACTAAATGTCTAGGTCATTCCTTCAAAGTACTCTTTCAATTACTGGACAAATGTCACTGTCAATCAAAtcattaaactatttatttgaaaacagttGAGAAATCTTCtgccttttttatatatacctacaaaaaatgtaaataacagGACTGTGTAAGCGAAAAATCAAAGCTTCAACTAAACCGTTtctattattaagtttaaaaatacaaaataaaaattcctagTTGCCATGCTCAATAATAGTTAGTGaaattaacaacaaaaaattcaattcattcCACTAATAAACATGCAAAAACAtgtcacataaatatatttagagatatattctacattttttttttttagaaaattttgtcAATTGCATTTCAAcattcaaaactatttattgtatGCAGTATATGAGCTATTAATATACTGAAAGccgaatttttaaaataaacaagggccataaattaaaaatacactgTTAAAAATACTCATCAATATCAGCCATCTTAATTAAAGTCATTAAACTGAAAAGATAAAAAGACTAAcatcacatttatattataggtgtgtatttttatgtga
Protein-coding regions in this window:
- the LOC116779242 gene encoding uncharacterized protein LOC116779242 isoform X3, with product MQSSTIIVLVCLVVVVASVQYEQLADEHNVDTNIESQNTPLHERSARTKRGLLLLKKKLILGALGLKAAKAGAVGAGVVGALALKKHWSG
- the LOC116779242 gene encoding uncharacterized protein LOC116779242 isoform X1, producing MQSSTIIVLVCLVVVVASVQYEQLADEHNVDTNIESQNTPLHERSARTKRGLLLLKKKLILGALGLKAAKAGAVGAGVVGALALKKQSVPRVTIQTEQRYPKHVEVHSWSG
- the LOC116779242 gene encoding uncharacterized protein LOC116779242 isoform X2, encoding MQSSTIIVLVCLVVVVASVQYEQLADEHNVDTNIESQNTPLHERSARTKRGLLLLKKKLILGALGLKAAKAGAVGAGVVGALALKKHYPKHVEVHSWSG